The Mytilus edulis chromosome 12, xbMytEdul2.2, whole genome shotgun sequence genome contains a region encoding:
- the LOC139498747 gene encoding piggyBac transposable element-derived protein 4-like — protein MEDSDGDITDIVTSGDEDSDDADVEMPDNAARQPNPWFSVVDKETFELDVNRDFEERIGPCGFEANFSPVDYFDKFLKTEDDDLIDRIVDETNRYANQCQTTENPTRHARSNEWSPVRYAEMRAFIGLVLAMGIVKKSSIESYWEASGISETPNFRDVMSRNRFQAILRYLHCSNNTTAVPRGQPGYDPLHKINPVVEFFNEVFELNYRLSQNIVVDERIVGFKGRHVLKQYISNKKAHRWGAKLFVLAESRTGFTHQINVYKGKRNTERHPNGQGYKSVMDLVRPHFGKNHHVTMDNWFSSPKLMNDLRNRGTYATGTVIARRKGLPASFKTARLPKGSVVKSQRDLLAILYVDRRNVTFLTTSENARTVRKVNSKGRVGSAPSVVHKYNQTMGGVELGDQLLLKFEPQFKGVKLWRKILFNLLTTATVNAYICYRNCFLVQRKLDHVKFQNAVVRGLIGDFRGGNRRRGRRPDNIPIANAIRMHFLDVIPDGKRRKCVKCSGYNKYRKSRISTWCSVCGVGLCVGRCFREFHSYGQEE, from the exons ATGGAAGACAGTGACGGTGACATAACAGACATAGTAACTTCGGGCGACGAAGATTCTGACGATGCTGATGTTGAAATGCCAGACAATGCTGCAAGACAGCCTAACCCTTGGTTTTCTGTGGTAGACAAAGAAACGTTTGAGCTAGACGTTAATCGTGATTTCGAGGAACGGATTGGGCCGTGTGGATTTGAAGCCAATTTTTCACCGGTGGattactttgataaatttttgaaaacagaAGATGATGACTTGATTGATCGCATTGTAGATGAAACAAATAG GTATGCCAACCAGTGCCAAACTACAGAGAATCCAACAAGACATGCCAGATCAAACGAATGGTCACCAGTTAGATATGCTGAGATGAGAGCCTTTATTGGTCTTGTTCTCGCGATGGGTATCGTAAAGAAATCCTCCATTGAAAGCTATTGGGAAGCGTCTGGTATCTCTGAAACCCCAAATTTCAGGGATGTGATGTCCAGAAATAGATTTCAGGCAATACTGAGATATCTGCATTGCAGCAACAATACAACAGCAGTTCCAAGAGGTCAGCCAGGATACGACCCCCTCCACAAGATAAATCCAGTTGTTGAATTCTTCAATGAAGTGTTCGAACTTAATTATAG ACTATCTCAAAACATAGTTGTGGATGAGAGAATAGTTGGTTTCAAAGGGCGTCATGTTTTGAAACAATACATTTCAAACAAGAAGGCACACAGATGGGGAGCAAAGTTGTTCGTCTTAGCTGAATCCAGAACAGGTTTTACCCATCAGATAAATGTGTACAAAGGGAAACGAAATACAGAACGCCATCCCAATGGACAAGG atataaatcgGTAATGGATTTAGTACGTCCTCATTTTGGCAAAAACCATCATGTAACTATGGATAATTGGTTTTCATCACCTAAACTGATGAACGACCTAAGGAACCGGGGAACGTATGCAACAGGAACTGTAATAGCAAGACGGAAGGGCTTACCTGCAAGTTTTAAAACAGCTCGGCTCCCCAAAGGAAGTGTTGTTAAATCACAGAGAGATCTTTTGGCTATTTTGTACGTAGATCGGAGAAATGTGACTTTCCTGACAACAAGTGAAAATGCACG AACTGTGCGAAAAGTTAATAGTAAAGGTAGAGTTGGGTCTGCTCCAAGTGTTGTCCACAAATACAACCAGACCATGGGCGGTGTCGAACTTGGGGATCAGCTTTTGCTTAAATTTGAGCCACAATTTAAAGGTGTGAAACTCTGGAGAAAAATTCTCTTCAACCTTCTTACTACAGCTACAG taaatgcaTATATATGCTACAGAAACTGTTTTCTTGTCCAGAGGAAATTAGACCATGTGAAATTTCAAAACGCAGTAGTTCGTGGTTTGATCGGGGATTTTAGAGGAGGCAACAGAAGGAGGGGGAGAAGACCAGACAACATTCCTATTGCAAATGCAATAAGGATGCATTTTCTTGATGTTATTCCTGATGGCAAGAGGCGAAAATGTGTTAAGTGTTCAGGTTATAACAAGTACAGGAAATCCCGTATATCAACATGGTGTTCTGTATGTGGCGTGGGTCTTTGTGTTGGTCGATGTTTCAGAGAGTTTCATTCATATGGACAGGAAGAGTAA